Proteins co-encoded in one Metabacillus sp. KUDC1714 genomic window:
- a CDS encoding enoyl-CoA hydratase/isomerase family protein, with protein MNKLVMNEYEEGIIELKLNRPLKYNAVDLEMMDELKASLNSLYKRNDIKAMVITGEGEKAFCSGGDVEAFHHLKTKDEAYHMLSKMGELLYQIMTFPIPTFAFMNGIALGGGCEIATACDFRIAKQGISLGFIQGSLAITTGWGGSTMLHEKLAYDKAMTMLLSARTMLAEEAHSLGFIQKIVSDTNARIEAYQFIHESLVDHPNVLRAYKSVKVNQWINTQLHVRMMSEINRCAELWEMEDHLSAATLFLNRKK; from the coding sequence GATGAATGAATATGAAGAAGGAATTATCGAACTTAAGCTTAATCGGCCTTTGAAGTATAATGCTGTAGACCTGGAAATGATGGATGAATTAAAAGCTAGTCTTAATTCTTTATATAAAAGAAACGATATAAAAGCAATGGTTATAACAGGAGAAGGAGAGAAGGCATTTTGTTCAGGTGGTGATGTAGAAGCCTTTCATCATTTGAAAACAAAGGACGAAGCCTACCATATGCTTTCGAAAATGGGGGAATTACTTTATCAAATTATGACATTTCCAATTCCAACCTTTGCCTTTATGAATGGAATTGCCTTAGGTGGCGGCTGTGAAATTGCTACAGCTTGTGACTTTCGCATCGCAAAACAAGGTATTTCACTTGGGTTTATTCAAGGTTCTTTAGCAATAACGACAGGGTGGGGAGGATCCACTATGTTACATGAAAAATTAGCATATGATAAGGCAATGACAATGCTTTTATCTGCAAGAACAATGCTTGCTGAGGAAGCGCATTCTTTAGGGTTTATCCAAAAGATTGTTTCAGATACAAATGCTCGAATCGAGGCATATCAATTTATACATGAGTCATTAGTTGATCACCCTAATGTACTAAGAGCATATAAATCTGTAAAAGTAAATCAGTGGATCAATACTCAATTACATGTAAGAATGATGTCTGAAATCAATAGATGTGCTGAACTATGGGAGATGGAAGACCATCTTAGTGCTGCTACTTTATTTTTAAATAGAAAGAAGTAA